From a single Candidatus Lernaella stagnicola genomic region:
- a CDS encoding protein-L-isoaspartate(D-aspartate) O-methyltransferase, translating into MVRHTPTPEQLETARDMMVEKQLKARGIKDPRVLDVMARLPRERFMPQHVWAEAYADRAVPIGQGQTISQPLIVALMTEALELKGKEKVLEVGTGSGYQAAILAHLADRVFTIERVRELGRQAERLFAEMRLDNILVRIADGSHGWREEVPFDAIIVTAGAPVDVDHYLEQLPYGGRLVVPVGSTPNAQTLLRFTRERNRTVKEDYGPCRFVPLVGHYGWNNK; encoded by the coding sequence ATGGTGAGACATACGCCCACGCCGGAGCAATTGGAAACCGCCCGAGACATGATGGTGGAAAAACAACTCAAGGCGCGAGGTATCAAGGACCCTCGCGTGCTTGACGTCATGGCCCGTCTGCCTCGCGAGCGCTTCATGCCGCAACACGTGTGGGCCGAAGCGTACGCCGATCGCGCCGTGCCCATCGGTCAAGGGCAAACAATCAGCCAGCCCCTGATTGTCGCCTTGATGACCGAAGCCTTGGAACTGAAGGGGAAGGAAAAAGTTTTGGAGGTCGGCACCGGTTCCGGCTACCAGGCGGCGATTCTCGCGCATCTGGCCGACCGCGTGTTCACCATCGAGCGAGTCCGCGAACTGGGCCGTCAAGCCGAACGTCTTTTCGCCGAGATGCGTCTGGACAACATTCTAGTGCGTATCGCCGACGGCTCCCACGGCTGGCGCGAAGAAGTGCCGTTCGACGCGATCATCGTGACCGCCGGTGCGCCGGTGGACGTGGATCACTACCTCGAACAACTTCCCTACGGCGGGCGCCTCGTCGTGCCGGTGGGCTCGACGCCGAACGCCCAGACGCTGCTGCGTTTCACTCGCGAACGTAATCGCACCGTGAAGGAGGACTACGGGCCGTGCCGCTTCGTCCCGCTGGTCGGTCACTACGGATGGAACAACAAATGA
- the surE gene encoding 5'/3'-nucleotidase SurE yields the protein MRILVTNDDGIDAPGIHALAEALAELGDVVVSAPDGNRSASAHSLTLDHPLRIQQVRPGWFACDGTPADCVHVALNGFLRDERPLLVVAGINAGGNLGQDITYSGTVMAALEATLLGVPAFAVSVDARTQIDYSGAVAMATRVARRVLANGLPPTVLLNLNVPSASPEQIKGIKLTRQGRRLYGDEIDERMDPRGREYYWIGGQELGFEQIDGSDMVAVRQGFASLTPISADLTDHSYLEKMMDQSW from the coding sequence TTGCGCATACTTGTCACGAACGACGACGGAATCGATGCACCCGGAATCCACGCCTTGGCCGAAGCTTTGGCGGAACTCGGGGACGTCGTCGTTTCGGCTCCCGACGGTAACCGCAGCGCCAGCGCCCATAGCCTCACACTGGATCACCCGTTGCGCATTCAGCAGGTCAGGCCCGGCTGGTTCGCGTGCGACGGCACCCCCGCCGATTGCGTACACGTGGCGCTGAACGGTTTTTTGCGCGACGAACGCCCGCTCCTGGTCGTCGCCGGCATCAATGCCGGCGGGAATCTCGGGCAGGACATTACTTACAGCGGGACCGTGATGGCCGCGTTGGAAGCGACGCTGCTTGGCGTGCCGGCGTTCGCGGTGAGCGTCGACGCGAGAACCCAGATCGATTATTCCGGAGCCGTAGCGATGGCCACGCGTGTCGCGCGCCGGGTTTTGGCCAACGGGTTGCCGCCTACCGTGCTGCTGAATTTGAACGTGCCCAGTGCGTCGCCCGAACAAATCAAAGGCATCAAGTTGACGCGGCAGGGGCGGCGACTGTACGGCGACGAAATCGACGAACGTATGGACCCGCGCGGCCGCGAGTATTATTGGATCGGCGGTCAGGAACTCGGATTTGAGCAGATTGACGGCAGCGACATGGTTGCCGTCCGCCAAGGATTCGCGTCCTTGACGCCGATTTCCGCGGATCTGACCGATCATTCGTATCTCGAAAAGATGATGGATCAATCATGGTGA
- a CDS encoding TIGR00725 family protein: MADKDKVQIAVIGVADADAATRRLAYEVGRAITEAGAVLLCGGMGGVMEEAARGAQEAGGLVVGILPTDRRGSGNSYLDVEVVTDMGHARNVILAHSADALIAVAGSYGTLSEIAVGLKLGKPVIGLGTWDIPGVEKVDDPATAVARALSRLGGLRA; the protein is encoded by the coding sequence ATGGCGGATAAAGACAAAGTTCAAATCGCCGTGATCGGTGTCGCCGACGCCGATGCCGCGACCCGGCGGCTGGCTTATGAAGTCGGTCGCGCTATCACCGAAGCCGGCGCCGTGCTCTTGTGCGGCGGCATGGGCGGCGTGATGGAAGAGGCCGCGCGGGGCGCGCAAGAAGCGGGCGGTCTCGTGGTCGGTATTCTGCCCACCGACCGGCGCGGCAGCGGGAACTCGTATCTCGATGTGGAGGTCGTTACCGACATGGGACACGCGCGAAACGTGATTCTTGCCCACAGCGCCGACGCCCTGATCGCCGTGGCGGGTTCGTACGGCACGCTGTCGGAAATCGCCGTCGGGCTCAAATTGGGCAAGCCGGTGATCGGCCTGGGAACGTGGGACATCCCCGGCGTCGAGAAGGTCGATGATCCGGCAACGGCCGTTGCCCGTGCTCTTTCCCGATTGGGAGGTTTGCGTGCGTAG